Proteins from one Hyperolius riggenbachi isolate aHypRig1 chromosome 4, aHypRig1.pri, whole genome shotgun sequence genomic window:
- the LOC137504586 gene encoding olfactory receptor 2B6-like: MAWKNDTYIKEFILLGLSSDPYLQNILFVIFLVTYLVILLANSLIILATVVDHSLHTPMYFFLINLSFVDICYSTSTIPRMLRDLLSAKKTISFEECVAQMYISLALGMTECIILAVMAYDRYIAIWIPLHYTTIIDATTCIKIATATWICGFLFAIFHVTLTWSVDLCGHNTINHFVCEVLGVLSIGCGNVTLVEFVIFVVGVLILVIPVSFIIITYIKIIRAILKISTLAGRKKAFSTCGSHIIVVTLFYGSAMATYMKPRSESSPDIDKHFAIFYLIVTPLLNPLVYTLRNKEVKSALKLCWLKQWKRDHMTIQYPHRS; encoded by the coding sequence ATGGCCTGGAAAAATGACACATACATTAAAGAATTCATCTTGCTGGGACTTTCAAGTGACCCTTATTTACAAAACATTCTTTTTGTTATCTTTTTGGTCACGTATTTGGTCATTCTACTTGCAAATTCTCTTATCATCCTGGCCACAGTTGTAGACCACAGTCTTCACACTCCGATGTATTTTTTCCTTATAAATTTATCCTTTGTGGACATCTGCTATTCTACCTCAACTATCCCAAGGATGCTGAGAGATCTTTTATCAGCCAAGAAAACTATTTCATTTGAGGAATGTGTTGCACAAATGTACATATCTCTTGCTCTGGGGATGACAGAATGTATTATTTTAGCTGTAATGGCCTATGACCGTTACATTGCAATTTGGATTCCATTACATTATACTACAATTATTGATGCAACTACATGCATCAAGATAGCCACAGCAACATGGATTTGTGGGTTTCTATTCGCTATTTTTCATGTTACACTTACGTGGAGTGTGGATCTTTGTGGACATAATACAATTAACCACTTTGTTTGTGAAGTGCTTGGAGTCTTATCAATAGGATGTGGAAATGTGACATTAGTCGAATTTGTCATTTTTGTGGTTGGTGTCCTCATTTTGGTTATCCCTGTTAGTTTCATTATTATAACATATATTAAAATAATAAGAGCCATTTTGAAAATCAGTACACTAGCAGGACGAAAAAAGGCCTTTTCGACTTGCGGATCTCACATAATTGTTGTGACTTTATTCTATGGCTCAGCTATGGCTACCTACATGAAGCCTAGGTCGGAGTCATCACCTGATATAGACAAGCATTTTGCAATCTTTTATCTTATAGTGACACCATTGTTGAATCCACTGGTTTATACTCTGAGAAATAAAGAAGTGAAATCCGCTCTAAAGCTTTGTTGGCTGAAGCAATGGAAAAGAGACCACATGACAATACAATACCCTCACAGGTCTTAA